In the Flavisolibacter tropicus genome, one interval contains:
- a CDS encoding SusC/RagA family TonB-linked outer membrane protein produces the protein MRKFMLFVLLLLCYNIVVFAQTVRVTGRVTDGNGRPVENASVVVKGNRIGATTNNNGDYVINAEKGQTLLISSIGFAPQEVVVNEAAINVSLNASSQTLSDVVVVGYGTQRRANLTGSIVALNNEDLSRRQVASTNNLLQGLAPGVTVQQQSGKPGADASSIVIRGQNSISLSNTPIVVVDGLILDMSAFNQIDPNAIESITVLKDAASTSIYGNRAANGVIIVKTKRANKKGIQLSYNSFFTKQEATAIPDRVNAVEHMELSNVAERNRTGNAAAFVYSQALIDKYKTTPANNMDVINTDWLKEVLTNSGFMQNHNVQLTSGGEQVNMFASLSYLNQEGLIQNNSYEKYDLRLNPEFKLNKKLTLTGNFGYTRSKTINPSTGSAEFIIREAIGLPAIGAGKFGEGMYGNAGQSNNRNPIAQAEATGTSQTNGSTLLARFGFNYKPIEGLDIEGFWGREQRNPTTKTFIKNASIYQPNLVTNTYDKVADWPGSTTLSEAYRNDVYTTYLGQATYGFKFGDHSFKVLAGAQSELNTYYFFGASRQGFINPDQPYLNLGTGARDNNAGASESALVGLFSRINYNYRGKYLLEVNGRRDGTSRFSQALEKQWGNFGSASAGWVFTNEAFLRGLANKISFGKLRVSYGGNGNQNTGLPYAYDVFYENAGYNASSHVNGTNAYFNNVTTPGVALLQFANPELQWETARQFNAGLDLSLLKHFMVSADYFVKTQHNMLLKRTLPASAGGLGNPFINAGQLENKGWELSLNYKNQFGKWRTDLTGMLSDVQNKVLDLVEGTPYLDNGSTRTQVGYAMNSYFGYKAVGFFADDNDVKNSPVQFGVPWNASPTVGPKAGDIKYADISGPEGKPDGKIDLNDRTFIGDAFPRYEYSLNFNIGYGNFDLNILGQGVGKRNNYLSGTGAVPFNSGDFAASLLAIHKNYWSPENPNADFPRLLPSGFGGNNYLTSTQWIRSASYFRIKNVNLGYRLPATVLNKVNINSVRVFIAGSNLATFSKAWKGFDPEINSANAEFYPLMRTWTAGLNVNF, from the coding sequence ATGAGAAAATTTATGCTCTTCGTGCTTTTACTGCTATGTTATAATATAGTGGTATTTGCACAAACAGTGAGAGTAACAGGGCGGGTTACAGATGGTAATGGCCGGCCTGTTGAAAATGCCTCTGTGGTTGTGAAAGGCAACCGGATAGGGGCGACCACTAACAATAATGGTGATTATGTCATCAATGCTGAAAAAGGTCAGACACTATTAATTAGCAGTATTGGGTTTGCTCCGCAGGAAGTGGTGGTTAATGAGGCCGCAATCAACGTTTCATTAAATGCCAGCAGCCAAACGCTGAGTGATGTGGTAGTGGTGGGTTATGGCACACAACGCCGTGCCAACCTAACCGGTTCGATTGTTGCCTTAAATAATGAAGATTTGAGCCGCCGACAAGTGGCTTCTACTAACAACCTGTTACAGGGTTTAGCGCCAGGGGTAACGGTGCAACAGCAATCAGGAAAGCCTGGCGCCGATGCTTCCAGCATTGTGATCAGAGGACAGAACTCTATTTCTTTATCAAATACGCCAATTGTAGTAGTTGATGGGTTGATCCTGGATATGTCTGCATTCAATCAAATTGACCCAAATGCAATTGAGTCAATAACTGTTTTAAAAGATGCTGCTTCTACTTCCATTTACGGTAACCGTGCCGCCAACGGTGTTATCATTGTAAAAACGAAACGTGCCAATAAAAAAGGTATTCAATTAAGCTATAATAGTTTCTTTACTAAGCAAGAGGCTACTGCCATTCCTGATCGCGTTAATGCAGTTGAGCATATGGAATTGAGCAATGTAGCTGAACGAAACCGTACAGGCAACGCTGCTGCGTTTGTTTATTCACAAGCCTTGATTGATAAGTATAAAACTACGCCCGCTAATAATATGGATGTCATCAACACCGATTGGTTGAAAGAAGTGTTGACCAACAGCGGCTTTATGCAAAACCATAATGTGCAGCTGACATCAGGTGGCGAGCAGGTGAATATGTTTGCTTCATTATCTTATCTGAACCAAGAGGGTTTGATTCAAAACAATAGTTATGAGAAATATGACCTGCGTTTAAATCCAGAATTTAAACTCAATAAAAAGTTGACCCTGACTGGGAACTTCGGCTATACACGCAGCAAAACCATTAACCCATCAACAGGTAGTGCTGAATTTATTATACGTGAGGCAATCGGTTTGCCAGCTATTGGAGCTGGGAAGTTTGGTGAAGGTATGTATGGTAATGCCGGTCAATCCAATAATCGGAATCCAATAGCACAGGCTGAAGCTACTGGTACCTCTCAAACGAATGGAAGTACGTTATTAGCCCGCTTTGGCTTTAATTACAAACCAATTGAAGGATTGGATATAGAAGGCTTTTGGGGACGGGAACAGCGTAATCCAACAACTAAGACTTTTATTAAAAACGCCTCAATCTATCAGCCCAATTTAGTAACGAACACTTATGATAAAGTGGCTGATTGGCCGGGTAGTACCACTCTTTCAGAAGCTTATCGTAATGATGTGTACACAACGTATTTGGGACAGGCTACTTACGGTTTCAAGTTTGGCGATCATTCATTCAAAGTGTTGGCCGGTGCGCAGTCAGAGTTAAATACTTATTATTTCTTTGGCGCGTCACGCCAAGGGTTTATCAACCCTGATCAACCTTATTTAAACTTAGGTACAGGCGCACGTGATAATAATGCTGGTGCCAGTGAGAGTGCCTTGGTAGGTTTATTCAGCCGTATCAACTATAATTATCGTGGAAAGTATTTGTTAGAAGTCAATGGCCGCCGCGATGGAACATCTCGCTTTTCTCAGGCATTGGAAAAGCAGTGGGGTAACTTTGGGTCGGCATCCGCTGGTTGGGTATTTACTAATGAAGCATTTTTGCGCGGCCTTGCCAATAAGATCAGTTTTGGTAAACTGCGTGTTTCTTATGGAGGGAATGGTAACCAAAACACGGGCTTGCCTTATGCATATGATGTGTTTTATGAAAATGCCGGATACAATGCCTCTTCTCATGTAAACGGTACGAATGCCTATTTCAATAACGTTACCACTCCTGGTGTAGCCTTATTACAATTTGCAAATCCGGAATTGCAATGGGAAACGGCAAGACAATTTAATGCTGGTCTGGATCTTAGCTTACTCAAACATTTTATGGTTTCTGCCGACTATTTTGTGAAAACCCAGCATAATATGCTCTTGAAAAGAACGCTTCCTGCGTCAGCAGGGGGCTTGGGTAACCCTTTTATCAATGCTGGTCAGTTAGAGAATAAAGGGTGGGAGTTGTCATTGAATTACAAGAACCAGTTTGGAAAATGGAGAACGGACCTGACGGGAATGTTGAGCGATGTGCAAAACAAGGTGCTTGACCTGGTAGAGGGTACACCTTACCTGGACAATGGAAGTACGCGCACACAAGTAGGATATGCAATGAATTCTTACTTCGGCTATAAGGCCGTTGGTTTTTTTGCAGATGATAACGATGTGAAGAATTCTCCCGTTCAATTCGGTGTTCCCTGGAATGCCAGTCCAACGGTAGGACCTAAAGCTGGTGATATTAAATATGCTGATATCAGTGGGCCAGAGGGTAAACCTGATGGAAAAATTGATTTGAATGACCGTACTTTCATTGGTGATGCCTTTCCTCGTTACGAGTATAGCCTGAACTTTAATATTGGTTATGGCAACTTTGATCTTAATATATTAGGTCAAGGTGTAGGTAAACGCAATAATTACCTGAGTGGTACGGGTGCTGTTCCTTTTAACAGTGGCGATTTTGCCGCTTCCTTATTGGCCATTCATAAGAACTACTGGTCGCCAGAAAATCCAAATGCAGACTTCCCTCGTCTGTTGCCATCTGGTTTTGGTGGAAACAATTACCTGACATCTACACAGTGGATTCGTAGTGCATCTTACTTCCGTATTAAGAATGTGAATCTAGGGTACCGGTTACCAGCAACCGTACTGAATAAAGTAAATATCAATTCAGTAAGAGTATTTATTGCAGGTTCCAACCTGGCTACATTTAGTAAGGCATGGAAAGGCTTTGATCCTGAGATCAATAGTGCCAATGCGGAGTTCTATCCCTTGATGCGCACATGGACTGCCGGTCTAAATGTAAACTTTTAA